A window of the Henckelia pumila isolate YLH828 chromosome 3, ASM3356847v2, whole genome shotgun sequence genome harbors these coding sequences:
- the LOC140887278 gene encoding uncharacterized protein has translation MDAIESINDLTVQDPPGEDFYAADLVWKKLGNGERYDDVALIPYERVDAFIIGECLNVECPTRFHIERGRKRDRGSLKEFKDDEYLEYRMYWCSFGPENYGEGGDILPSRRYRLNTRNRAARPQSMRGCTCHFIVKRLYASPSLALLIYNERRHVNKSGFVCHGPLDRDAIGPGAKKIPYVCSEIQQQTMSMIYLGIPEENVLEKHIEGIQRYCGPDEKVKKLASQYVQKLGMIIKRSTHELDLDDQASIRLWVERNKKSTFFYRDLPDSDPFVLGIQTEWQLQQMIRFGHRNFIAVDSTFGIKKLKYPLCTILVFDSRQHALPVAWVITRSVAKPDVTKWMKALLNRVHSVDPGWKANGFLIDDAAAEIDPIREIFSCPILFSLWRVRRSWLRHIVKKCSNIEVQREIFKRLGQIVYSIWGGMDLTAALEDFCLDFVDQVSFVQYFKASWIPKIEMWLSSMKTLPIASQEASGAIEAYHVKLKTKLYDDSHLGSLQRVDWLVHKLTTELHSSYWLDRFADENDSFQNVKDEYIASTSWHRALQIPDSSVTIDDKDCLFAKVLSKKDSSLTRVVWNPGSEFAHCDCEWSLLGNLCKHVIKVNMICENMQSYQSSMSLQSYKNILTGIWEKPMDDSVDLDISTAWTYQMLDQIQKLVELNNSAGMGNLVNNMPLKWLAKKARTACSRPPSVLSLHLSSKSHTSNAAARKKSRKRKRLSRLR, from the exons atggatgcaatTGAATCAATCAATGATCTTACGGTGCAAGATCCACCAGGGGAAGACTTCTATGCAGCAGATTTAGTTTGGAAGAAGCTTGGAAATGGAGAGCGATACGATGATGTTGCTCTGATTCCTTATGAGCGAGTTGATGCTTTTATTATTGGGGAATGTTTGAATGTTGAGTGCCCGACTAGGTTCCACATTGAAAGAGGAAGAAAACGAGACAGAGGGAGCTTAAAGGAATTCAAAGATGATGAGTATTTGGAGTACAGGAT GTATTGGTGTTCATTTGGGCCTGAAAACTATGGAGAAGGAGGAGATATATTACCGAGTAGAAGATATCGCTTGAACACTCGAAATCGTGCTGCTAGACCTCAATCTATGCGGGGTTGTACATGCCATTTTATTGTGAAGCGTCTTTATGCCAGCCCATCTCTTGCACTTCTTATTTATAATGAGAGGCGTCATGTAAATAAATCTGGTTTTGTCTGCCACGGGCCTCTAGATAGAGATGCAATAGGTCCTGGAGCCAAGAAAATTCCATATGTTTGCAGCGAGATTCAACAACAAACCATGTCAATGATCTACCTTGGTATACCTGAGGAAAATGTGTTGGAGAAGCACATTGAGGGGATTCAACGTTACTGTGGTCCTgatgaaaaagtaaaaaaactGGCTTCGCAGTATGTGCAGAAACTTGGGATGATTATCAAGCGTTCCACGCATGAGTTGGATCTGGATGATCAAGCCAGCATTCGATTATGGGTAGAACGCAACAAGAAGTCTACTTTCTTTTATCGAGATTTGCCAGATTCAGACCCATTTGTTTTGGGGATACAAACAGAATGGCAGTTGCAGCAAATGATTCGTTTTGGCCATCGAAATTTTATAGCAGTTGATTCAACATTTGGAATAAAAAAGCTGAAG TACCCTTTGTGCACTATTCTTGTGTTTGACTCGAGACAACATGCACTTCCTGTTGCTTGGGTAATTACCCGTAGTGTTGCTAAGCCAGATGTGACTAAATGGATGAAAGCACTGCTCAATCGAGTTCATTCAGTTGACCCTGGGTGGAAGGCCAATGGATTCTTGATCGATGATGCTGCAGCAGAAATTGACCCCATAAG GGAGATATTTTCTTGCCCAATTCTATTTTCCCTTTGGCGTGTTCGTAGATCGTGGCTAAGGCATATTGTTAAGAAATGCTCCAACATTGAAGTTCAGAGGGAGATATTTAAACGCCTCGGGCAAATAGTTTACAGCATCTGGGGTGGAATGGATCTCACTGCAGCTTTAGAGGATTTTTGTCTGGACTTTGTGGATCAGGTTTCCTTTGTTCAATACTTCAAGGCATCTTGGATTCCTAAAATCG AAATGTGGCTTTCATCAATGAAGACACTTCCTATTGCAAGTCAGGAAGCATCTGGTGCCATTGAAGCATATCATGTGAAATTGAAAACTAAACTATACGATGATTCACATCTTGGTTCCCTCCAGAGGGTCGATTGGCTAGTTCATAAATTGACAACCGAGCTACACTCGAGCTACTGGCTTGACCGTTTTGCCGATGAAAATGATTCTTTTCAAAATGTGAAGGATGAATATATTGCTTCCACTTCTTGGCATCGTGCTCTTCAAATCCCAGACTCTTCCGTTACTATAGATGATAAGGATTGTCTTTTTGCCAAGGTTTTGAGTAAGAAAGACAGCAGCCTCACACGAGTGGTTTGGAATCCTGGTTCTGAATTTGCACATTGTGATTGTGAGTGGTCATTACTAGGAAATCTCTGCAAGCATGTTATCAAAGTTAATATGATCTGTGAAAATATGCAGAGCTATCAATCTTCCATGTCGTTGCAGTCGTATAAGAACATCCTAACAGGTATTTGGGAAAAACCAATGGATGATTCTGTTGATTTGGACATTTCTACTGCCTGGACATACCAAATGCTCGATCAAATTCAAAAGCTCGTTGAATTGAATAATTCAGCTGGTATGGGCAATTTAGTAAACAACATGCCATTGAAATGGCTTGCTAAAAAAGCCAGAACAGCATGTAGCAGGCCACCCTCAGTTCTTTCTTTACATCTTAGCTCCAAGAGTCACACAAGCAATGCTGCAGCTCGTAAAAAGAGTAGAAAACGAAAGAGATTGTCTCGTTTGAGGTGA
- the LOC140891816 gene encoding nascent polypeptide-associated complex subunit beta-like — MNVDKLKKMAGSVRTGGKGTMRRKKKAVHKTTTTDDKRLQSTLKRIGVNAIPSIEEVNIFKEDVVIQFTNPKVQASVAANTWVVSGSPQTKKLQDILPQIIHQLGPDNLENLKKLAEQFQKRVPAAGEGAIHTGAHEDDDNDVPDLVAGQTFEAAAEESHTS, encoded by the exons ATGAACGTGgataaattaaagaagatgGCTGGTTCGGTTCGCACTGGTGGGAAGGGTACCATGAGAAG AAAGAAGAAGGCTGTTCACAAGACAACCACAACAGATGATAAAAGACTTCAAAGCACCTTAAAAAGGATAGGTGTGAATGCCATACCTTCAATTGAGGAGGTTAATATTTTTAAGGAGGATGTGGTAATCCAGTTTACTAACCCGAAAG TTCAAGCATCTGTTGCTGCCAACACTTGGGTTGTTAGTGGTTCTCCTCAAACCAAAA AATTGCAAGATATACTTCCTCAAATTATTCATCAATTGG GTCCGGATAACTTGGAGAATTTGAAGAAATTGGCCGAGCAGTTCCAAAAGCGAGTGCCTGCCGCTGGCGAAGGTGCTATTCATACTGGGGCTCATGAGGATGACGACAACGATGTGCCAGACCTTGTTGCTGGCCAAACATTTGAAGCTGCTGCAGAAGAGAGCCACACTTCGTAG